The DNA window ACAAACGTATTTTATCCTTTCTCCTTTTAAGAAGTCATAAAGAACTTTTAAAGACCCCATAAAGTTCCAAGAATATTTTTAAGCTTTCACTGGAGCTTAAATCCAATCCCATATACGGTCTGGATATATTCATTCTCCGGATCTACCGCTTTCAGTTTCCTGCGCAGATTACTGACATGGACGTTGACCGTATTATTTTCCCCATAATATCCGCCGTGCCATACCAGTTCATAGAGATTTTCCCGGGAATATACCTTATCTGGATTCTGCATCAGCAGGAACAGAATATCATATTCATGAGCCGTCAGTGACAGTTCCTCTCCGCCTGCCACAGCCCGGCGGGCCTCTGGAAACAGGACCAGATTCTTATGGGACAGACTTCTCGGAATCTGGGGATTCTTTCCAGCCCTCCGCAGGGCCGCCTGCACTCTGGCAAGAACCTCCTCTGGCTCGAAAGGCTTTGTGATATAATCGTCAGCCCCGATCTTTAGCAGCGTCACTTTGTCTGACAGACTGTTCTTCGCTGACAGCACCAGGACGGGAACGTCATACTGAAACTGCTCCCTTATTTTCTCCAGTAGTTCTTCCCCGGACATGCCGGGCAGCATAAGATCCAGCAGGATAAGGTCCGGCACGCTTTTCTCCAGCAAAAGTTCTGCTTCTGTGCCGGAAAATGCCTGACAGGTCCTGTAGCCCGCCTCCTGTAGTATCTTCACCAGCAGGCCGCTGATGTCTGGCTCGTCTTCGATGATCATAATATAAGACTGCATGTTGGTGTCCTTTCTGTGTGGGCTGAATTTGATCAATGATGGTTGTCAGAGACATCCCCATTTTCTGATAAATGCTACAGATGTCTTCTGATTTTTTCAATCAATCCCTGATCTGCCGGAAGCCAATCCACATCATCTAAGGTTTCTGCTGTAAGCCATCTTGCGGCTTCATGTTCTTTCAAGATCAGATCGCCGGATTTGACGGTACAGAAAAAACAATCCATGGAGAGATGAAAGTCTGGATAGTCGTATTCTACAGTATCCAGAAGATTTCCCACTTCAATTTCCGTATCTAGTTCTTCCAGAATTTCTCGCCTTAATGCTTCTTTGGAACTTTCACCTGGCTCTACTTTTCCTCCGGGGAACTCCCATCCGTCTTTGAATTCTCCATAACCACGTTGCGTGGCGAAAACTTGATTCTTATGTACGATAATCGCAGCGACAACTTTTATAGTTTTCATAAATTTACTTCCTCCATTAGTTATTTACAATGTATTCATAAATATCCTCTCGAACGGACGTCTCTAATTCCCAGACAATTTCTACCGCTGTTTTATCTGTATTTGCCATTACAAACTCTTTTGCCTCTCCTGTAGCATACATTTTCCCAAGATAATAGAATTCTTTCGATATCTTATCATCCTTGTTTTTACGGACAAACAATTCCACATCAATTCCACGTTCCTTAGCATGAAGAAAATTCTGTACATCTTCAGAAGCAATGGTCCGACTTTGTTTTGATATGGCAATCAGGCGACTAGGACTTTCAAAATGATCCTCGTATTTAATTGTATCCTGGATGTTCTCTGCCTTGTCATAATTAATAAATACCGGAAATGTTTTTGTCTTCCTATCATATTTGTATCCGCCAATGTTTAATGGCACTTCGTTATGTTCCCAATTTAAAAGGCGGCAAATATCCTCATATGTATATTTTTGATACAATACGAAATTAGTATCTTGATACCGATAACTATAGTTTACCTTATACCTTGAAATGCCAAATTCGATTAGCTCTTTTAAAATTGCTGTA is part of the Lachnospiraceae bacterium KGMB03038 genome and encodes:
- a CDS encoding response regulator transcription factor, translating into MQSYIMIIEDEPDISGLLVKILQEAGYRTCQAFSGTEAELLLEKSVPDLILLDLMLPGMSGEELLEKIREQFQYDVPVLVLSAKNSLSDKVTLLKIGADDYITKPFEPEEVLARVQAALRRAGKNPQIPRSLSHKNLVLFPEARRAVAGGEELSLTAHEYDILFLLMQNPDKVYSRENLYELVWHGGYYGENNTVNVHVSNLRRKLKAVDPENEYIQTVYGIGFKLQ
- a CDS encoding (deoxy)nucleoside triphosphate pyrophosphohydrolase; its protein translation is MKTIKVVAAIIVHKNQVFATQRGYGEFKDGWEFPGGKVEPGESSKEALRREILEELDTEIEVGNLLDTVEYDYPDFHLSMDCFFCTVKSGDLILKEHEAARWLTAETLDDVDWLPADQGLIEKIRRHL